The nucleotide sequence CCAAGCCTCATCTGCCTGACGGTGAACCCATCTGACTCACGCTGGTAGAACTGGTGTAGATCGGCGTCCGTCAGGCTTTTCCCGCCTTTTGGGAAGAAATCGTAGAGCTTATCCCTATCTATCTCCGCCACCCTTACGACCCAATCCATCGGATTGGTCTGGATGGTGTCAATCTCAACTCCGTCCTCAGTTCTGTCCACCGTCAACGTCCTTATATCCCCACTGTAAAGGGCTGTTGAACGGTAGGTCCTCGCAGGGGCACCCCCGCTTTTGGGAGGTTTATATTCATCCGGCAACCTGCTCGCCACGGACTCCACCGCTTCCTTCAACGCTTGAGTTATCCTCTCGTCGCTTAGCGGGTCGGCTGAGTTCGGAAACACCTCCTCTATCACCTTTGCGAGCTCACCGACTTTGGGGTCCGTCTTTATCGTCTCCCACACATCCTTCGCATCTCCCAAATCAGGGGAGAAGAAGAACGGGGAAAGGAAAACAAGGGCTTCCGCCGTAGTTGCGGAGCTTATCTCCTCCTCGCTGGGGGACGAGCTTGGGAAGTAAACCCTCATGTAGGAGAGCTTGTCGTGGGTTGTGGGCAAAGCGTTGACTAAGGTCCAGTAGTCCTCGCTGACCGCAACCTTCCCGATGCCATCGCTGTTTATATCTTCGGCATCACCGTAGGGGGTATACAGTTTGAACTTCCTTCCCTCCCCCTCAGGGGGAATGAACTTGAAGGAAGCTTCTTTCAGCACCAGAAACTCCTCATCCGTTCGGCACCATCCTCCCGGCGTCATCACCAGAATAGGGGAGGTTTTCGCACCCGGGGGGACAATCGCTACGAGCTGGTCGCCTGTAGAGGACACCACCTCCGCAGGTTCAACCCCGAACATAACTATATTCTCGTGGGGATTCGCCGACACGAAGTTTTCTCCCCGGATTGTAACTCTCGTCCCCGGCGAACCGCTTGATGGAGAGAACGAGGTTATAGACGGGCTACGATAGACGCCCGTTATCTCCCCTTCGGAGACCGTCCCCACGACGTATCTCAGAATTTGGAGGGCATCGCTCTTATCGACTTTCCCGTCGCCTCCTGGAGGGAAGACATCAGCCTCATGCCAAAACGGATCGTCCTGGGAGGGCTGAGGTATCCTTCCTTCCAATATGAGGATGATCTTAAGCGCATCCTTCCCGTCGATTACACCGTCATCGTTAACGTCTCCTTTAAGCCCATATGCGAGAGCCGTTGAGAGAGACAAGACGAGAATAAGAGAGAACACACGGCACACCATTTTTTCTCCTTTCTTACACGGTGGATTGTGGTTTACCAGACGGAGAACGTCTGGCATTCTCGTTTTAACGCTATAATGTTTCCCATCTCTAGCTCACCGTCCCCCCATGGGTAATCCTACACTCAAGGAGAATTCGAGCGTAAGCATTTACCCTCGTCTCAGATCCTATCACCGACCATGTCAACTATCCACAGTACTGGGTCCAGCACCTCCACATCACAGCTTTGAGAGGTCTATGTTCTTTATTATCTCAGAATAACCATCTTCCTGACAAATGCTTTCCCATCGACCTGGAGCTGGTAGATGTATACCCCGCTCGCCACCCTCTCTCCTTGTTTGTTCCTACCATCCCAATATACTGCCCTCGATCGAGATATATAGTTTCCGGAGTCCACATGGCCTAGGTCAAATTTCCTCACCAGTTTTCCCGTCATGTCATATATCTTTATTATTACGTCAGCGTCATCTGCAAGCCTAAAGGGTATCCAGGTTTCAGGGTTGAACGGGTTGGGGTAGTTCTGAAGCAGCTCCGTCCGGGCGGGGATAAGCTCCACCATGCCGTTTTCCAATTTCACATCCACGTTCTCGTTCAGCTTACCCCTCTCCAGCTTCAGACGTGCGTATTCCGACGTATCGTCCATCACCTCAAATTCAAGATAAACCAGTTCTCTCGATTCCCCGGATCTAATCCCGGCAAAGGCAAGCTTCAACATATCTCCCTCAACTCTGCTTTCGAGGCTGAAATTGCTCCTCGCTCCGATGAATTTAAGGGCTTTTCCGTCGAACCTTATCGTTATCTCACCTGAGATTATCCCCTTCGGATCATCCACTAGGATGGGAATCGTGATCCGCTCGCCCGGCCTTGCCCTCAAGGATGTGAGGGAAATCGTGCGTGATTCAGCTTTCAGCGACGGCGCTCCTTCTCCTGATGCGAACTCCCCTATCAATCCCACGACGAACTGGAGGATTCTGGCCGCATCGAGAGCACTCACCTCCCCATTTCCGGTGACATCTGCCGCCTTAAGCTGCGTCTCGGATAGCTCCTCCTTGCCGACCAGATATCTGAGTATCTCAGCGGCGTCGTAGGCTGTGATCCTCCCGTCTCCTGAGACATCACCCAACGTTGATCTCCCACCCTTCAGCTTAGCCCTCAAAAGTGGGGTATCCGGATCGTTCGATCGGATCTCGAGAACGGCCTCTTTCACCCCCGGGCTCTGCGGACGGAACTCTATCCTCACCTGGCAGCTTTCTCCAGGCTGTATCGCCCGGTTCAAGCAGTTATCCTGAAGGATCCGGAACTCCGAGGCATCCGGCCCCGTTACAGAGATCGATCCGATATTCAGATCGCCTTGTCCTCCGTTTGAGACGGTCAGGCTCAGCTCCTTTGTGTCACCCGGCAAGACCGATCCGAAGTTAAGGGTTGAGGAGGACACGAGTATATTCGGAGCGGTGGAGATGCCGGGACCGTTGGCATCCACTATCCTTCCGTTCGACGTCAGATCGTCGTCGCCTCTTTCACCGTCCACGAGATGAAGTGTGATCACATTCCCGTTTATCTCAGCGCCGGTCTGACCGTCGAAGAGGAACTCATACCAGTGCGGAGAGGCGTTCGTCGGCTCAGGCCCATATTTGTAGTAGGTGTTCGGAGCGCTGCCACTGGGCAGGTAGACCGTCACCGTCACCGATCCTCCCGGAGGGATGTTCTCGATCCTGAAGCTGAAGAGCCCCCACTGCAGATCCAAACCCTGCGGCGGGCTCTGTGGGAGATCATTGGGATCAACGTGATAGACGTCCTCGAGGATCGTCCCCTGGGGCGAAGCGATCGTGACGTATCCCCGGCCGTTGTAGGTATGGAGCGATTCCACGTTCGGCTGCTCGCCGTCTGGAACGCCATCGCTGTTCCCATCATAATTCTCCTGAACCCCCTCAGGCCCCCATTCCTCATAAGGACGTATCACTCCGCCGCGGACAGCTATGACTTTAAACAGATCATCTTTGGATGCGAGCGAAACGTGTCCATCACCAAGTCCCACGATGAAGGCCTTGGTTTTAGAGCCTCCCGATTCCGTAGTGGAGGTCCAATAGGAGTAGATACTGCCTTGATTGTTGTCGAGCAGGTTATCGAAGCCCTGGGAATATAGATACTGGTCCGGGTGCGTCTCCCAGTAATCGATCAAAGATCTCAACTCCTTGACGTTCGGCAGCCTCCAGTCGGTGTATCCTTCCACATCGAGATTTGACACGAGATTCAGCGCCTCACTCCATCTCACTCTGCCGTTGGCGAGATCAGCGTTTCTGGTCCACATCAGCCCTGTGAGGTTGTCAACGATCACATCCTGATACGTCGTGAACCTGTGGATCGGCCACTCCATGCCCTGATCGTCGATCATGGAGCCGGACGGTTTGGGAAGCTGTATGATGGGCGGCCCGTTGCTCGGAAGCTGCTCAGGCCCGCGCACCGGCCAGACGCAGGCGACGAAGTTGAAGGTAGGGGTCTCCTCATCGGTCTCCAACTGTACCACCGTTCCTCTTGTGGACGACCAGTAGTAGTAAGGTCCCGTATCGTCGAAAACCTTCTCATTACCGCTCCTCGCGCTTCCCAGCCAGAGATAGGATTGTTCTCCGTAGTTCAGCAGGCTCTCAAGCTCGTTTATGTTCGGCAACCTCCAGTCGGTGTATCCGGCGTTACAATCGGCATAGGTTCCGTCGTTCATCCTCTGTATGAACATACCGGCGTATCTCCTGGAGACAAGCCCGTCTCCGGGGTCTCCGTTTTCGTTCGGATCGTCCTGTTCGGGAGGGGCGTCGAACTCAGGGTGAAATTCCTTTATAGGATTTGCACATTTAAGCCACATAAGCCCCGTTAGCTTGTCCGTCACTGTTCCATCGCCGTTGTCGATGAACCTCTCCCTTGCATCCAGCGGCCAAGGGACGCCGGCACGAACTTGGCCGTCCAGTCCCTCAGCCCATCTGTCGTAGCGGTCGATCAGGTCTCCATAGGGATCATAACATTCCGTCTGACCCGTTCTGGGCAGGCCGACGAGACCGCATATCCCCTCGACCGGTATCTCGAACGAGTCGTTGAAGGCTCCCGTCGAGATGATAAGTCTCGTCTTCTTCTTCAGACCGAGGGAGGTCGGCGAGAAGGCGAGCACCACCTCACGCGATCCATACGGGCTGAGGTATCCGGAACCGGAGCCGGACTTTATGCTGAACTGATCCGCGTTATCGCCCTCCAGCCGAATGTCGCTGATTTGAACTCGGAGGCCGGAGAGGTTCCTTATGGCGACCCTGCAGGTTGAGGATTCACCCCGGATAACGGTGTGGAAATCGATCCTCTCAGGCCAGACCGCAAGCAACGGTATCAGTCCATTCTCATCGAATCCGTAGCTTTCCACCCGATCGACAAGCGGATATGGGTCGTCGTTATCATACTGGCTCGTCTGGTACGGCTGATCCCAGATCCCGTTGTGATCGGCATCCAACCCCTGCGGCGGCACGGCCGGATGATGCTCCAGGTAATCGTCCCAGTAGTTTCCAAGGTATCCGTGGAACTGCTGACCGTTATACCGGTAATCCACCTCCACGAGGGTATGCCATTGCGTCTCCGGGCTGCCCCCGGCGTCTGAGAGGGCGTTGTTGGTGTTCTGCAGGAAGTCGTTCAGGAAGATGAAGTTGCCCTGAGGCCTTGATCCCGTCGACACGCCGGTGTGGTTCCCTCTGACGATGTTGAGAAAGATCAGGTTGCTGCCGGAGGGGAGCTCCAGGCCTACCTGGTTTCCCTCCAGCAGGTTGCGGGATATCCGGTTGTCGGTGCCGCCGCCGGTCGGCGCAAAGGATATGCCGGCAGCTCGGTTGTCCGATATGGTGTTTCGGGTTATCAGGTTGCCATTTGAGCCGTAGAGGTAAATCCCCTGGCCGTTGCCCCGGATCTCGTTGTTTGAAATGGTGTTTCCACCTGATAACTCCAGATCTATTCCGATGTCGTTGCCGGTTATCGTGTTATCGGAGATGATACAGTTATGGGAGCGGACCAGAGTCACTCCGGCCACGGAGGTTCCCGTAGAGCCTGTTATCTCCAGACTCTGAATCACAACCCCATCCGCCGCTATCGAGAAGACGGATTTTGATGGATCTTCAGCTCGAATCGTGACGTTGGCATCGGAGGCAGCTCTGATCGTCAGGGATTTGTCAATGGCAATGTTGTCGAGGAGCACTCCCTGCCCTTCGATCA is from Candidatus Poribacteria bacterium and encodes:
- a CDS encoding DUF1566 domain-containing protein, which produces MTRKALAILILIGLASVGVSQLYGSIYYVSPNGDNSNPGTHDHPWATPGYGSRQLQPGDTLIILGGRYVLSRYPDDIIAPTSGRSDAWITIIGEEENTPILAGRGNLLTAIDLSGCSYVRIENIEITSDGGALFRDGLEILGSPASHIVLKNLHIHHIDEFGMNIQDVEDLLVENCRVHHCGFGGLGGPRGSQGGWRDVVIRGCHLSYSGHYYQGVEDNPNNPYDRPDGFGIEPSDGPVEIADCIVEHNKGDGLDSKAQNTYIHNCIVANNSCDGIKLWGDNSKIENCLIYGTGDGVGGASPWAGIVIDQIEQLNAHFEIVNTTVHDNPTREAYSMYVQYPDPLYPSTANPITLVMRNTIIAGGGGIVYISDVVNFTAEHCIFYRPGQDVQVYANGRDYTAAQIEAGELGEGNLSRDPLFVSPAWGTEGDYHLQQGSPAIDAGMSGTGIPLVDLEYMPRSQGSAPDIGAYEYKSAPISDLEITKTDSPDPVTIGEQVTYTLTVVNHGPDPVEYADVGDELPFQASFVSATPSVGNASYDQQSHSVNWHIPGLDTNQQATLTITVQAPYDIAYDRIVNTATVTCATTSLDPNDQNNMVTEETRLKWEEDGDGVADSEEQGPQGNDPNYDGNNDGIPDWQQGNVTSIHTFDGSYYVTLACSGGSLRDVRTMDNPHPQDAPQDANFPWGFFSFQIELDPGVTEAAVTLYLPQGSDPVSYYKYGPTSDDPNEHWYEFLFDGQTGAEMNGNVITLHLVDGGRGDDDLAQNGVIIDQNAPAVSPTSLQVRNIRTDETFDTISEAVNQALEGDTLVIEGQGVLLDNIAIDKSLTIRAASDANVTIRAEDPSKSVFSIAADGVVIQSLEITGSTGTSVAGVTLVRSHNCIISDNTITGNDIGIDLELSGGNTISNNEIRGNGQGIYLYGSNGNLITRNTISDNRAAGISFAPTGGGTDNRISRNLLEGNQVGLELPSGSNLIFLNIVRGNHTGVSTGSRPQGNFIFLNDFLQNTNNALSDAGGSPETQWHTLVEVDYRYNGQQFHGYLGNYWDDYLEHHPAVPPQGLDADHNGIWDQPYQTSQYDNDDPYPLVDRVESYGFDENGLIPLLAVWPERIDFHTVIRGESSTCRVAIRNLSGLRVQISDIRLEGDNADQFSIKSGSGSGYLSPYGSREVVLAFSPTSLGLKKKTRLIISTGAFNDSFEIPVEGICGLVGLPRTGQTECYDPYGDLIDRYDRWAEGLDGQVRAGVPWPLDARERFIDNGDGTVTDKLTGLMWLKCANPIKEFHPEFDAPPEQDDPNENGDPGDGLVSRRYAGMFIQRMNDGTYADCNAGYTDWRLPNINELESLLNYGEQSYLWLGSARSGNEKVFDDTGPYYYWSSTRGTVVQLETDEETPTFNFVACVWPVRGPEQLPSNGPPIIQLPKPSGSMIDDQGMEWPIHRFTTYQDVIVDNLTGLMWTRNADLANGRVRWSEALNLVSNLDVEGYTDWRLPNVKELRSLIDYWETHPDQYLYSQGFDNLLDNNQGSIYSYWTSTTESGGSKTKAFIVGLGDGHVSLASKDDLFKVIAVRGGVIRPYEEWGPEGVQENYDGNSDGVPDGEQPNVESLHTYNGRGYVTIASPQGTILEDVYHVDPNDLPQSPPQGLDLQWGLFSFRIENIPPGGSVTVTVYLPSGSAPNTYYKYGPEPTNASPHWYEFLFDGQTGAEINGNVITLHLVDGERGDDDLTSNGRIVDANGPGISTAPNILVSSSTLNFGSVLPGDTKELSLTVSNGGQGDLNIGSISVTGPDASEFRILQDNCLNRAIQPGESCQVRIEFRPQSPGVKEAVLEIRSNDPDTPLLRAKLKGGRSTLGDVSGDGRITAYDAAEILRYLVGKEELSETQLKAADVTGNGEVSALDAARILQFVVGLIGEFASGEGAPSLKAESRTISLTSLRARPGERITIPILVDDPKGIISGEITIRFDGKALKFIGARSNFSLESRVEGDMLKLAFAGIRSGESRELVYLEFEVMDDTSEYARLKLERGKLNENVDVKLENGMVELIPARTELLQNYPNPFNPETWIPFRLADDADVIIKIYDMTGKLVRKFDLGHVDSGNYISRSRAVYWDGRNKQGERVASGVYIYQLQVDGKAFVRKMVILR